The sequence below is a genomic window from Serratia nevei.
TGATGCGCGCCAGCGTGGTTTGGCTGCCGATGGCGGCGGCGCGGAACAGCACGCTGCCGTCATCGACCACCGTCCCGGCATGCACCGTGTCACCGGCACCTTTCTGCTGCGGCACCGCTTCGCCGGTCAGCATCGCTTCATCGAGCCAGACTTCACCCTGCACGATTTCACCGTCGACCGGCACGCGATCGCCGGTGGTCAGCCGCAGCGTCATGCCGAGCTGCACCTCCGCCAGCGGAATATCGCGCTCGCCGTCGTCGGTTACCAACCGCGCGGTAGGCGGCGTCAGATCCAGCAACCGCTCCAGCGCCTGCGAAGAACGCTGACGGGCGCGCTGCTCCAGCGCATGGCCGAGGTTGATCAAACCGATGATCATCGCGCTGGCCTCGTAATAGAGGTGGCGCGCCTCCATCGGGAAGAAATCGGGCCAAATGTTGACGGCGATCGAGTAAAGCCAGGCAGCACCGGTGCCGAGCGCCACCAGGGTGTCCATGGTGGCGCTGCCGTTCATCAGCGCGCGCCAGGCGTTTCGGTAGAAGTGCCCACCGGCGAACACCATCACTGCCAGGGTGATGACGCCGACCAGCAGCCAGGGTCGCTGGGTCTCCGGCGTCAGCGTCATGCTGCCGCCGAACAGCCCCCAGGCCATCAGTGGGATACCCAACGCCAGACCCAGCGCCGCCTGCCAGCTAAAGCGCTTCATGTTGGCGCGTGCGGTCTGCTGCTGGCGCTCGCGGCGTTCGGTTTCATCCTGAATCATTTCGGCGCCGTAGCCGGCTTTTTCCACCGCCGCCACCAGCGCCTGCGCATCGGCGGCGCCGGTCACCAGCGCGCTGCGTTCCGCCAGGTTGACGCGCGCATGCTCTACGCCGGGAACGCTTTGCAGCGCCTGCTGCACTTTATTGACGCAGCTGGCGCAGGTCATGCCGCTGAGCAGCAGCTGTACGCTGTCGTCCGCGCCGTCGGTTGCCGGAAGGGGAGATTGCGCCGCTGGCTGAACGTCCGGCAACGAAGGTGTTGCGTCAGTCAACGGCTCAGTTTTTGGGGCGACGGCGCCCGCTACGCTGGCGTGATAGCCGGCATCTTCCACCGCGGCGATCAGCGCCTGCGGATCGGCATCGCCGTATACTTTCGCGCCGTCGATAGCGACATCGGCGGCGAACACGCCCGGCACCGCTTCCAGCGCCTTGCGGGTGGTGCCGACGCAGTGCATGCAGCTCAGGCCGCTCAGCTGCAGTTCGGTATCGGCGTGCGGCGCGACTTCGGCCTGATAGCCGGCGGCGATCACGCTGTCGATCAGCGCGCTGTCCGGCGCGTCGCCGGTCACTTTGGCGTAATGCACGTTAACGTCCGCCTGTTCGACATCGCTGCGGCTTTCCAGGGCTTTTTTCACCCGCTGCGCGCAGTTCATGCAGGACAGCCCCTGCAATGCCAGCATAGTGGTGTGTGACATGATTGAACTCCTTGCTTAAAGGGCGGTGTTTAAAGGTTGACCGCCTGACCTGTTTTCACTAAGAATGGAGCTTAAACCTTCCAGCAAGGGTAAGGTCAAGGAGGGAAAATGAATATTAGCGACGTCGCGAAAAAAACCGGGCTAACCAGCAAGACGATTCGTTTTTACGAAGAGAAAGCGCTGATTACCGCCCCGATCCGCAGCGATAACGGTTATCGCCACTATTCCGCCAGGCACGTTGAAGAGCTGACGCTGCTGCGCCAGGCGCGGCAGGTGGGCTTCAACCTGGACGAGTGCCGCGAGCTGGTGGCGTTGTTCAACGATCCGGCCCGCCACAGCGCCGACGTGAAGGCGCGCACGCTGCAGAAGGTGGCGGAGATCGAAAGGCACATCAGCGAACTGGGCGACATGCGCCAGCGCCTGCTGGCGCTGGCCGACCAATGCCCGGGCGACGAGGGGGCGGAGTGCCCCATCATCAACAACCTGGCGGGGTGTTGTCGTTCGAATTAACGGCTGATGGCGCGGATCACCAGCGTGACGCCTTCCACCGCCACCACTTCTACTTCGGTGCCGGCGGGCAGATCTTCTGCCGCCTGCGCGCGCCAGCTGCTGTCGCCGATATTGATGCGCCCCATACCGTTGTGCATCGGCTCCGTCAGCGTAGCGCGGGTGCCGATCAGCTGGCGGTTGCGCTGGTTGAGCACCGGCGAACCGCCGGATGCGGCCGCCGGGCGCCGGCGCAGCCAGTACCACCACAGGTAGGCGACGACGACGGTCAGGACGGCGAAGATCATGCCCTGCCACGCCCAGGAGAGCGGCGGCAGCAGCCAGATCAGAGCGCCGACCAACAGCGCCGCCACGCCGCTCCACAGCAGGTAGCCGCCGGCGCCGAGCATTTCCGCCGCCAGCAACACGCCCCCGAGGGAGAGCCAAAACCACAGCGGATTCGCCGCGATCAGTTCGAGCATGATTATTTGCCTTTGCTTTCTTTCAGCAGTTCGGTAATGCCGCCGATCGAGCCGAGCAGGCTGCTGGCGTCCAGCGGCATCATCACCACTTTGCTGTTGTTGGAGGAACCGATCTTCTGCAGCGCGTCGGTGTATTTCTGCGCCACGAAGTAGTTCACCGCCTGAATGTTACCGCTGGCGATGGCGTCGGACACCAGCTGGGTAGCGCGCGCCTCGGCCTCGGCGGCGCGTTCACGCGCTTCCGCCTGCAGGAACGCCGACTGGCGTTCGCCCTCGGCCTTCAGGATCTGCGATTGTTTCTCCCCCTCGGCGCGCAGAATGGCCGCCTGGCGCACCCCTTCCGCCTCGAGGATGTCGGCGCGCTTGGTACGTTCGGCC
It includes:
- the copA gene encoding copper-exporting P-type ATPase CopA; amino-acid sequence: MSHTTMLALQGLSCMNCAQRVKKALESRSDVEQADVNVHYAKVTGDAPDSALIDSVIAAGYQAEVAPHADTELQLSGLSCMHCVGTTRKALEAVPGVFAADVAIDGAKVYGDADPQALIAAVEDAGYHASVAGAVAPKTEPLTDATPSLPDVQPAAQSPLPATDGADDSVQLLLSGMTCASCVNKVQQALQSVPGVEHARVNLAERSALVTGAADAQALVAAVEKAGYGAEMIQDETERRERQQQTARANMKRFSWQAALGLALGIPLMAWGLFGGSMTLTPETQRPWLLVGVITLAVMVFAGGHFYRNAWRALMNGSATMDTLVALGTGAAWLYSIAVNIWPDFFPMEARHLYYEASAMIIGLINLGHALEQRARQRSSQALERLLDLTPPTARLVTDDGERDIPLAEVQLGMTLRLTTGDRVPVDGEIVQGEVWLDEAMLTGEAVPQQKGAGDTVHAGTVVDDGSVLFRAAAIGSQTTLARIIKLVRQAQSSKPAIGQLADRVSAVFVPAVVAIALFSAAMWYFFGPQPQLVYTLVIATTVLIIACPCALGLATPMSIISGVGRAAEFGVLVRDADALQQASQLDTLVFDKTGTLTEGKPQVVEVLTFNQVSEQQAIGWAAALEQGSNHPLARAIMERAAGQTLPQVAQFRTLRGAGVSGEIDGMPVLLGNAAMLEQHQVATAELEAPMRAQAERGVTPVLLAVNGKPAALFAIRDPLREDSVAALQRLHQQGYQLVMLTGDNPVTANAIAKEAGIDRVIAGVLPDGKAAAIKQLQAQGQRVAMVGDGINDAPALAQADVGIAMGGGSDIAIETAAITLMRHSLHGVADAVALSKATLRNMKQNLFGAFIYNTLGIPIAAGVLYPLTGTLLSPVVAGAAMALSSITVVSNANRLLRFKPRK
- the cueR gene encoding Cu(I)-responsive transcriptional regulator is translated as MNISDVAKKTGLTSKTIRFYEEKALITAPIRSDNGYRHYSARHVEELTLLRQARQVGFNLDECRELVALFNDPARHSADVKARTLQKVAEIERHISELGDMRQRLLALADQCPGDEGAECPIINNLAGCCRSN
- a CDS encoding NfeD family protein, which encodes MLELIAANPLWFWLSLGGVLLAAEMLGAGGYLLWSGVAALLVGALIWLLPPLSWAWQGMIFAVLTVVVAYLWWYWLRRRPAAASGGSPVLNQRNRQLIGTRATLTEPMHNGMGRINIGDSSWRAQAAEDLPAGTEVEVVAVEGVTLVIRAISR